One window from the genome of Cucumis melo cultivar AY chromosome 12, USDA_Cmelo_AY_1.0, whole genome shotgun sequence encodes:
- the LOC103483086 gene encoding AAA-ATPase At3g28580-like codes for MFHLFSSLKNSSTQGQLHQNRTTGMWMGAASMAGSWVAAGPTIASFMFVWAMIQQYCPQAVLRFFKKYWRRLMNYFHPYIQISIHEFAGERLKRSEAFIAIESYLSKNSSNTAKRLKAEIGKDSTNLVFSMDDHEKVTDEFQGVKVWWVLNRTGSSTKPDNSYPSPDKRYYTLTFHKKHRSLITEPYLKYVLSEGKEIRVRNRQRKLFTNGSGGRWSYSHTMWSHIVFEHPATFDTLAMEAEKKQEIMDDLQTFTSSKDFYARIGKAWKRGYLLYGPPGTGKSTMIAAMANLLNYDIYDLELTAVKNNTELRKLLIETTSKSIIVIEDIDCSLDLTGQRKKKEEKLKDDEKEKPSKESSNKEDESSSKVTLSGLLNFIDGIWSACGGERLIVFTTNYVEKLDPALIRTGRMDKHIELSYCSFESFLVLAKNYLNLETHPLFDQIKELIEDVNITPADVAENLMPKSPKDDLEKRIHKLIQTLQEAKEAAIVEESQEANTAESTTTYLQSQTEARTR; via the exons ATGTTTCACCTCTTCAGTAGTCTAAAGAACAGCTCAACTCAGGGACAGCTTCACCAGAACAGAACTACAGGGATGTGGATGGGGGCAGCTTCAATGGCAGGTTCATGGGTAGCAGCTGGTCCAACAATTGCAAGCTTCATGTTTGTTTGGGCTATGATTCAACAATATTGCCCACAAGCAGTTCTTCGTTTCTTCAAGAAATACTGGCGTAGACTCATGAACTACTTCCATCCTTACATACAGATCTCAATCCATGAATTTGCTGGTGAACGTCTCAAACGTAGTGAAGCTTTCATTGCAATTGAATCATATCTCAGCAAGAATTCATCCAACACAGCCAAAAGACTCAAAGCTGAGATAGGAAAAGACAGCACAAATTTGGTGTTCAGTATGGATGATCATGAAAAAGTGACCGATGAATTTCAAGGAGTGAAAGTATGGTGGGTTTTAAACAGAACAGGTTCATCAACAAAACCCGATAATTCGTATCCTAGTCCTGATAAGAGATATTATACACTCACTTTCCACAAGAAACACAGAAGTTTAATTACGGAACCATATTTGAAGTACGTGTTGAGTGAAGGGAAAGAAATTAGAGTAAGAAACAGGCAAAGGAAACTTTTTACCAATGGTTCTGGTGGAAGATGGAGTTACAGCCATACTATGTGGAGTCACATAGTGTTTGAGCACCCTGCAACATTTGACACCCTAGCAATGGAAGCAGAGAAAAAGCAAGAGATTATGGATGATTTGCAGACCTTTACAAGCAGTAAGGATTTTTATGCTCGAATTGGGAAGGCTTGGAAACGTGGGTATCTTCTATATGGTCCACCAGGAACAGGGAAATCAACTATGATTGCTGCAATGGCAAATCTACTGAATTACGATATTTATGACTTGGAACTCACTGCCGTGAAAAACAACACAGAGCTTAGGAAACTTTTGATTGAGACTACTAGCAAATCGATAATCGTGATTGAGGATATTGATTGCTCGCTTGATTTAACGGGgcagaggaagaagaaagaagagaagttGAAGGATGATGAGAAAGAAAAACCCTCCAAAGAATCTTCCAATAAAGAAGATGAGAGCAGTAGTAAAGTTACTTTGTCCGGATTGTTGAATTTCATTGATGGAATATGGTCAGCTTGTGGTGGGGAAAGGCTTATTGTTTTCACTACTAATTATGTAGAGAAACTTGATCCAGCACTTATCAGAACTGGTCGAATGGATAAACATATTGAGCTTTCTTATTGTAGTTTTGAGTCATTTCTAGTGCTGGCGAAGAATTACTTGAATCTCGAAACTCATCCGCTATTTGATCAAATCAAAGAACTGATTGAAGATGTCAATATCACACCTGCCGATGTTGCAGAGAACCTCATGCCCAAGTCTCCAAAAGATGACCTTGAGAAACGTATTCACAAATTGATTCAAACTTTGCAAGAGGCAAAGGAAGCAGCAATAGTTGAGGAATCTCAAGAAGCAAATACAGCGGAATCAACCACAACCTATCTTCAGTCACAAACTGAAG CTCGAACGAGGTGA